From Asterias rubens chromosome 3, eAstRub1.3, whole genome shotgun sequence, the proteins below share one genomic window:
- the LOC117288068 gene encoding ras-related protein Rab-7L1-like: MGEHEHFLGWGYQVCQQYYSQVSADSERANKCILTTNQSAHNFFKVPQVCTYFEGRERFCSLTRVYFKEASACVIMFDVTSIKSFQHVVTWKNLVDSTVSLRDRSPIPFLLLGNKSDLDEHKVSDEEIKAMSEDHNFVGWSKISVKDNYNLEESMMLLVEEVVARLQPRVAEFTIDDGRIKLPHTYNKQSKSLPNAV; encoded by the exons ATGGGTGAACATGAACACTTCCTTGGCTGGGGTTATCAGGTGTGTCAACAGTATTACTCTCAG GTGTCTGCTGATTCAGAAAGAGCTAACAAGTGCATACTCACAACGAACCAGAGCGCCCACAACTTCTTCAAAGTTCCCCAGGTTTGTACTTACTT TGAAGGTCGTGAGAGATTCTGTAGTCTAACGAGAGTGTATTTCAAGGAAGCATCTGCGTGTGTTATCATGTTTGATGTCACGTCTATCAAGTCATTTCAGCATGTAGTCACTTGGAAGAATTTGGTAGATTCTACAGTCTCCCTACGAGATAGGAGTCCAATACCTTTTCTGTTACTCGGTAATAAG TCTGATCTGGACGAACATAAGGTTTCGGATGAAGAGATTAAAGCAATGTCTGAAGATCATAACTTTGTTGGCTGGAGCAAGATATCAGTCAAAGATAACTACAATCTTGAAGAATCCATGAT GCTCTTGGTCGAGGAGGTTGTAGCGAGGCTTCAGCCCAGAGTTGCAGAGTTTACTATCGATGACGGGAGGATTAAACTGCCTCATACTTACAACAAACAAAGCAAGT CTCTTCCCAACGCAGTCTAA
- the LOC117288296 gene encoding phosphatidylcholine transfer protein-like isoform X2, with product MDFTDEEFEEACSELDNPRISDYEFFVESSGVQIYRKYQEDSGLYEYKVFGTLSGVGPETCAKVYVDLEYRKTWDSYVNKLYKVKDGDREGVYWRVNYPFPMSSRDYAFIRESREFEINDEHVWVILGRSVPFASKPPVAGVIRVDDFKQSMAIKASGDGSKAFMHYYDNPKGMIPTWLVNWAAKTGVPGFMQSMTDACNGYPEYLAKLERSKGTTS from the exons GAGCTGGACAATCCAAGAATTTCGGACTATGAGTTCTTTGTTGAGTCTTCAGGTGTACAGATCTACCGCAAATATCAAGAG GACTCAGGATTGTATGAATACAAGGTATTTGGGACATTAAGTGGTGTTGGACCAGAGACTTGCGCCAAGGTGTATGTTGATCTGGAGTACCGGAAAACATGGGACAGTTATGTCAACA agttGTATAAAGTTAAAGATGGTGACAGAGAGGGCGTTTACTGGAGAGTCAACTACCCATTCCCAATGTCATCAAGAGAT TACGCGTTTATACGAGAGTCAAGAGAGTTTGAAATTAATGATGAGCACGTATGGGTGATCCTGGGTCGCAGTGTTCCCTTTGCCTCCAAACCGCCTGTGGCTGGTGTCATCAGGGTGGATGATTTCAAGCAAAGTATGGCAATCAAAGCAAGTGGTGATGGTTCAAAAG CGTTCATGCATTACTATGACAACCCTAAAGGAATGATACCAACATGGCTGGTCAACTGGGCTGCCAAA ACTGGAGTTCCTGGTTTCATGCAATCCATGACAGATGCATGTAATGGTTATCCAGAATACCTGGCTAAATTGGAAAGGAGTAAAGGCACGACAAGTTGA
- the LOC117288296 gene encoding phosphatidylcholine transfer protein-like isoform X1 translates to MDFTDEEFEEACSELDNPRISDYEFFVESSGVQIYRKYQEDSGLYEYKVFGTLSGVGPETCAKVYVDLEYRKTWDSYVNKLYKVKDGDREGVYWRVNYPFPMSSRDYAFIRESREFEINDEHVWVILGRSVPFASKPPVAGVIRVDDFKQSMAIKASGDGSKAFMHYYDNPKGMIPTWLVNWAAKVSHFFYCDQIVFRNKNFINSCSFCVGKCTINQLKFAYTAISISTCLFLVNIFG, encoded by the exons GAGCTGGACAATCCAAGAATTTCGGACTATGAGTTCTTTGTTGAGTCTTCAGGTGTACAGATCTACCGCAAATATCAAGAG GACTCAGGATTGTATGAATACAAGGTATTTGGGACATTAAGTGGTGTTGGACCAGAGACTTGCGCCAAGGTGTATGTTGATCTGGAGTACCGGAAAACATGGGACAGTTATGTCAACA agttGTATAAAGTTAAAGATGGTGACAGAGAGGGCGTTTACTGGAGAGTCAACTACCCATTCCCAATGTCATCAAGAGAT TACGCGTTTATACGAGAGTCAAGAGAGTTTGAAATTAATGATGAGCACGTATGGGTGATCCTGGGTCGCAGTGTTCCCTTTGCCTCCAAACCGCCTGTGGCTGGTGTCATCAGGGTGGATGATTTCAAGCAAAGTATGGCAATCAAAGCAAGTGGTGATGGTTCAAAAG CGTTCATGCATTACTATGACAACCCTAAAGGAATGATACCAACATGGCTGGTCAACTGGGCTGCCAAAGTAAGTCATTTTTTTTACTGCGATCAAATAGTTTTCAGGAATAAGAATTTCATCAATTCATGTTCCTTTTGTGTTGGAAAATGTACAATTAATCAGCTAAAATTTGCATATactgcaatttctatttcaacCTGTTTGTTTCTGGTAAATATATTTGGATAA